TTCGCGATCGGCGAAAAACAATCCGGGGCCGAATCAAGCCATATTTCAAAACGGATTCGCTTCTGGCCAGGGCCGCATCGCGTGCCGGATTCGCAAGCGGCGACTAATTCGGCACGAACCCGCTTTGCTGAAGCGCATCAATCACTTCGGGTTCTGTCGGTGCAAGGCCGTGCGCCTTGAGATAATCAGAGCGTGCTGCGGCGTGCGCGCCCCGGTCCCAATGGACATGCCCGCGATAAAGCCATGTCTCCCACATGCCCGGGCCAAGTCCGACAGCGGCATCAAGGTCGGCAAGCGCCAACTCAAAATCGCCCTTCAGCCGATAAATGTCGCCCCGTGTGGCCAGTAAAATGGCATCGGTCGCATTCAAGGCGAGGCCGACGTTACATGCGGTCAGGGCGGTGTCGTACATGCCCGATAACCCCAGCACCCAGCATTGGTTGTTGAATGTCGGTGCGTCGTCAGGGTCCAGCTCTGCCGCTCGGTCCAGATCAAGCATTGCCGGTCCAAAGTCCTCCAGCCCCGCATAGGCGATGGCGCGGTTGTTGAGCGCGTACACGTCGTCAGGGCTGATCTCAAGCGCGCGCGTGGCATCAGCAATCGACTTGTCAAAAAGCCCGAGCGTCAGGTAGCTCGACGCCCGATTGTTGTATAGCGCACCCAGGTCGGCATCTCTCACCTGGCCCGAATTGATCGCGCGCGTGCAGGCTTCAACGCCTGCCCTGGCGTCGTACGCCAGCGCGTAACATCGCTCCGCGTCATCCGTCCAGTCCGCGTGCGCAGGCGCGACCACAAGGAGCCCGCCAAACCCGGCTGCGAGCGCGAAAAGCAGAATGCGTGTCACCAAACCCTCCTGAGCACACTAAAGCTCAGCTTAGGCCAGGCAGGCCACTTACAAAATGAACTTCTGCAGGTCAGTGTTGCGCGCCAGATCACCGATGCGGCTT
The genomic region above belongs to Pyruvatibacter sp. and contains:
- a CDS encoding tetratricopeptide repeat protein; the protein is MTRILLFALAAGFGGLLVVAPAHADWTDDAERCYALAYDARAGVEACTRAINSGQVRDADLGALYNNRASSYLTLGLFDKSIADATRALEISPDDVYALNNRAIAYAGLEDFGPAMLDLDRAAELDPDDAPTFNNQCWVLGLSGMYDTALTACNVGLALNATDAILLATRGDIYRLKGDFELALADLDAAVGLGPGMWETWLYRGHVHWDRGAHAAARSDYLKAHGLAPTEPEVIDALQQSGFVPN